The genome window AAACCCAAACCCTCAACCcaaaccctcaaccctcaaccctgaaccctcaaccctaaacccaaCCCTCAACCCCCAAACCCAACCCCAACCCCAAAACCCCAACCCCACAACCCcaaaccctcaaccctcaaccctgaaccttgaaccctgaaccctgaacccggaatcctgaaccctgaaccctgaaccccggAAACCCGGAACCCTGAAACCCTGAACCCtgaccctgaaccctgaaccctgacccaaaacccaaatcccaaaccccaaaccccaaaccccaaaccccaaaccccaaaccctaaaccctaaaaccctcaacccgaaccccgaacccccaaaccaaaccaaaccctaaaccctaaaaccataaaccctaaaccctaaaccaaaccaaaccctaaaccctaaaccctaaaaccctaaaccaaacccaaccctaaaccctaaaccctaaaccaaaccaaaccctaaaccctaaaccccaaccCTAAacccccaaacccaaacccaaacccaaaaccctaaaaccctaaaccctaaattctaaacccaaacccaaacccaaacccaaaaccctaacccttaccaaacaaaccctaaaccaactaaaccctaaaccctaaaccctaaaaaccttaaccccaaaccccaaaccccaaacccaaacccaaaccctaaaccttaaaccaaaccaaaccctaaaccaaaaccaaaccctaaacccaaaaccccaaaccccaaaacccaaaaccccaaaccccaacccTAAAACCataaaccctaacccctaaccccaaaaccccaaaccccaactCAAAACCTCCAAACCCTAAccaaccctaaaaccctaaacctaaaccctaaacccaaaaccctaaaaccaaaaccaaaatccaaaacccaacccaaacccctaaccctaaccccaaacccaaaccccaaaacccgaaaccctaaaccctaaacccgaaaccctaaatcctaaaccctaaaccctaaaccctgaaCCCCGCACCCGAGCCCTGAACCCCGAACCTCGACCcccgaacccgaacccgaaacccCGAACCCCTAAACCCACCCCAAAACCCTCAGCTTTGAAACCGGAACTCTGAACCCTGAGCCCCGAACCCTGAATCCGCGACCCAGGACCTCGGACCCCGAACtcaaaaccctgaaccccgaaaccctaaacccgaaccccaaaccccaaacccctaactctaaaaatcctaaacctcaaacccgaaacccgaaccctAAGCCCCAACCCAAAACCTAAAACTCCTAAaaccaaaaactctaaaacCCAAAGCCCTATGGAGTACGGAGATTAATTGCatacttttatttcaatttaatagtATGGatacattttaataatttacattTCAATTAAACTCgtattgtttcaatttttatttttttaattagcctGTTGTCTTTGGAGGGTGGGAGCTTATCTTGGCAATAACCCTAGGCTCTAGGGGGCGGTATATTCACATGAGCATAATGCAATTGTAATCTGGTTTTTTGCTGCACTGAATTTCACACCAAGTTTcaatttaaatacaaataaaactatAAGGTTGAGAGATTGCTGAAACTGTTCAGTACTGTTTTAGTAAAACCTAACTTCAGGGGAGGCAAATAAAATTCACCCATTTTCATAATATATAGAAATACACTGTTGTAAACCAGGATCTGGAACATAAATTCAGGCTTTTACATTAGATAACCTACCTTGCGTTTTTGGGAACACCGAAGACACTGTATACTTTATAGTTGtatttaaagttattttcaCATTATTTACACAAATGCATACATTCACACATCACATCCCATGGTAGAAGCATCTGCAATCTGAATCAATCCCAACCTAATTTCATCCGAAGGTCTTCCCAAGTCTTGAAGTCACTATCTCAGAGCCAGTGGCAGTCATCAAGTTTCCATTATCAGACATGTAGAAATGGTTGTAGTTAATTCTGGTAACCAAATCAGCCAAATGAGGGAAGTTACCCACATTGAGTTTCAAAGATAAGACCTGCACGGTCAGAAAACAGCTCTTATTTTCACATTTTCAtcttcaagaaaaattaaacaaacattgTCTTCTCTCATAACCTCAAGTATGGAACTAGATACATGAAAGCATACATCTATGGCACATATGCACACACGTGCCATACTTGTAGCAACCATAAGTGAGATACGAATAGGAAAAGAATAGCACAAGGATCTATAGAATAGCAGTCAGATAaagatatttgataaaaaaaaggcagagaataagaaaaatactcTGAGGAGAAAAGCAATGCAAtcatcaaattgtttttcaatccgTTCCACTTCCATTTCACATCTAGCCTTCATTGCAGAAGCTGCTCCACTGCTACTTAATGTCTGCTGTATGGAGTAGAAATCCAGAGCCAGTCCAAGGATGCTGTTGATTCGGCTAGCAATCAAGGCCCACTGAGTGCAAAAGAAAAcagtaagtttatatatatatatatatatatatatatatatatatatataaaacatggttaGAAGATATGGAAATGCGTGTGATGGAGAACCAGTTTTGCGGAAAAGGAtgttttaatacttttttattttagctgtTTATGTCGGTTGGGACTTCCTCTTAATTTCTGTTATtgactttcttttaaaaaggatGCTATTAGGGTTTTGGTGCCTATTTAAGGGCATCTTTTCTATAATTTACGCAGACTATTGTTAATTGAATTTAACAATATTATCCGACTTTCTCTTCTCTATTTCTTCTCAGTTTATCCCTCTCCTATAGGGactaacctttttttatttttttatctgctctatttttctttatatctttaCTACTACCCTGTCCCATATCAGCATATGACCTTTgaactattattttttctctgcTAAAATTTGGGAACTGAAATCTGGAGAGGCAGTGATGTGCTGTCTACTATGCATATTTTACAATTAGATGTAAGACggagaacaagaagagaagttGAAAACTAGTAATTCCTTTTCCATTATATCATAAATGAACACACCATCGACTAACACTAGCCTTCTTCACAATGATAACTGACTTAAAAGAAGGTCCAAGCATGTGAATAGATTGCAAACTCGAAAAGGAAGAGAGATAAATTAAACACCAGCTTATCTGGAACCACGAAGCACTGTCGCTGAATTGATAGTAAATAGGCCTCATGTACTTCAATGACTTCATCCAGAGACCCAGCTACTGCCATACCTTCACAGAGTTCACGCCATGCGCTGTGATATACCTGCAAACTAAATCCTAATCAGAGACCTTTTCTAAACTTCAATGCAGAAAAGGTTTAAGCATAATCAATCAACAGCTCTCAATAAACGAGCACTTCAATGAGCCCCTCACTGAAATGCATGATGTGTATGTAATGCAGTTATTTCCTATGATACTTGAGTATTGTCATTTCAACATCAAATAAAGACTTCGATAGAGTACAATGAACACCACTTTGAATCTCGAATGCCAAAGGAGAATGCAAACCATGTGATGAGTTTAAGCCATCTGAACATCTTCTTTAAACAATACAAAATGCCACTGAGTAAAtaatacttctttttttatttcccaCATGGTCTCCTAACACCTTCCAGTCCCAGgagttgataagaaaaaaatggtagCAGAAAACTTACAGAACCAATCTGAAGTAAGGCAAAAACTATCTTTGAGTTGGCCAAATGAAAAATacagtattaaattaatatgactGTGCAGCATAAGCCAACATATAAactgaagaaattaaaaagcaatACATAGAATGCTATGTCTGTATGTATGGTCATGCCAAAATATAAAGACAAGATCATTGCAGCAACACTGAGTTTTATcatctaaaacacaaaatacaGACGCGGGCCCATAACTGAAGCAATGATTAAAGTACATTACAAAACTGCCAGCATGTCGAATTCCAATTAGAAAATAAGGGGCATCACCCACATCCAGTTATCTTCCCAACTATGTCCTAGGAAGGGACTCCGAAGATAGTTCTATCCCtcacaaattttatttaagcTTCTGTAGTTCTGATACTGCAAGGTCTCAGTTTGAAGCACAAATCCTGGACTGATGCAGAATACAAAGCTCTTCATGAGaaaatttgagaaataacaaaatttaacagTGTAACCATGTGTGGCAGTCAACATCTCAACACCCCAAACTGTTCTAATTTCAAATATGCTTTTCCATGTTTAATGATTGTAAATTCACCCAGGCATTGAGAAGATTCTCACCCTGTCCATGACATACTGGTGAAAGGCATCCACAAAATGTAGGAGTTTCTGTTCCACTAACCAGTGATGCTTGCGGCTATTTGTCGCATTACCTCTACCCTGGAAAAGGTCAGAACAATAACCCAGTTGTAAGACAGTAACAATGACATCGTATTCATGGCCTTTGAAACTATATATTTCCTTGTCTGGAGACTAGAGCTATCTGCTTTCATCAATAAATGAATAACCATATCCAGGATaacatgtaagaaaaataatgataaaaaaagaacctTCCACATCCATCTCCGAGCTTTATCTAGAGCAAATTTTGCACGCTTCACCTTCAACAGGAACCCCATTACCTACACCACCAGacaatcaataaaagaaaagggaaactgGATGAAAACTTCAATAGAAGCAAAGTGAAGAGACATACTTGGTTGTACTTCTTGATTGACTCTGTATTCGCAATAAGTTCAAGTGGCCAAGAGACCTGTCACACATTGAACATGAGTACCTggatttttaagaataattcaAGTCTAATCAACTGCATAACAGACCTTGTATGTGAATTTCAGTGAATCAAGGCCATCTATGCCAAAGTTGTGCAGACGACTTTTACGAGGAGTTGAGGAAAGGGTAGGTGTATTAGGCAGCTCATCACTGTCAAAACCATGATTCTTGGTGATGGAAACAACCAAAGAATCTGGAGCACTTAGCAGTGTGCCATCAGCGGAGTTCCGAATGGACTCCTGTGGTCAATAATGGAAATTTATAAAAGCTAGAGAATTTAATACACGGACAACATGAATACTTGCTAATAGGGGTTCTATATAATTAGTGTTGCAGCCAAAAACCCCATATCAAGAGAAAAACAGCAACAAATCTccataaataataatcatagtAGAACTACAAACATTCTTTATGACATGATGGATCATTTAAATGGATCACCTGCAATATAGTgtttaactcaaaatcatcatcccAAGTTTCTCCTTTGTCCAGCTTACCAAAAATCACAGTCAAAAAGTGCTGCAGTAAATCACCTAAAGATAGCAACACATCAACAAACACGTTAGAAAAAACTTCAGATGCCTGGCACCCAATGTGAGCAAGAGCCGAGAGGTTAAGTCCTAGAAGATACCTGAACCTAACAAGTATATGGCACGCAATACTGCAAGTTCATCCATCAATCTCCATTCATTCATTAATTTTGACAAAATGAGCCCGCCAATATAATCCACCTatgacataaaataattaaagattttgAGTACATCAACAACGAACTTGGCACAATAAGAAATCAAAGTTCCATAGAACGGGTTCAAGAAGCTACCTGTTTCTTAATGTAGAAAGTTAGGCATTCCTGTATAATAGCCACTGGAAGTGGAGTTGTTCTTGGTTCAAACACTTTGAAACCAACTAAGAACTCTTGAAATAAGGGTGCTATTTTTTGGAAAGGGCAAAAGCTCTGACATACGTTTATCATCCTGTTTCAAAATTACATGTAAAACTCAAAGCACTCTTCAGGAATTCTCTCTAAGAGATAATCAATCAAGAATTACCTGAAAAGAAGGAAGAACAGTGGGAAAAGGAAACAAGACTTCCAACAGTTTGGTGTCATTCTGTGAATCATCATAATCAGATACaccaaattgaaaaccaaaggcATAGTCTGTTCCTTTGACAGCAGAAACTGGTCCATTTTCTCCACCAAATATGGCATGTCGTAAGACCTCATCATTCAAAGGAGGTAGGTAGAAATTTTTAGATAAGTTCAACATTTTCCAGGAATCTCTATTCTTGTCAAGCAAACTTTGACATGCAGTGATAGCTGGATTTTCTGGAAAGAATGTTCCCTGTAGGGGAAATTCATCCACAGCACCAGTTTTCATGCGCTCTTCCTCCAAATCAGAAAAATCAATCCCAAAATTGTGTGCACATTCTAAATCAATCACCTTTCTCTGCAGTAATGTATTAATCAAGAACTTGTGCAAGCCTTCATCATCTTTGTTCTCCTCCTTTCTAATTATGGCAGACACCAAAGGAGCGGCGCTCTTTGATTTACTTTGCTCATTTTGCAAGAAGTATCTGAAAATATGATCACCGTGGCCTATAAGACCTGCTACTGATACACAAAAAATCTCCGACAAGGTTAACCCTGCAAAGGTCTGTCGGCAAATGCTTAAACCACTGTCATCACTAGAACCtccaaaaacattaatatcTGTATGTCTCCTTTTTTCAAACATCATTGAGAATGAAATAGGAACATGGCGGATCAGCTGCAATGATTTTCCAGCAGAGACAATTGACTTAGAAATTTCCTTAATAAACAAAGGACACACTAGAAGTTCCTTTACGTTAagctcttttccttttttgaacTCAGAAAAAGGAATAGAATCTTTTTCACCCATTCCTGTCTTGTTATTTGATAAAGGTATGGAAGAATTAATATCTAACTTCCTGCACTGTAATCGTCTCAACTGATAGCTCTTCTCCCAGAACTCGGACTTATCAACCGAGATTGCCCTGTTTGCATAAAAGAACATCTGCAAAGAACAAGTTACTTTATACTGTCATTGTTTAACTCTTCCGGTACCTTTATAG of Populus trichocarpa isolate Nisqually-1 chromosome 16, P.trichocarpa_v4.1, whole genome shotgun sequence contains these proteins:
- the LOC18106369 gene encoding LOW QUALITY PROTEIN: uncharacterized protein LOC18106369 (The sequence of the model RefSeq protein was modified relative to this genomic sequence to represent the inferred CDS: deleted 1 base in 1 codon), whose translation is MFAPQTQREETFRNLGEGIHYATPIIPLTRKTSEVDLVRGVVQMMQGLSSSLFYWDQSGQCFCVANVGIYVTHLSHSTLHNLLSRFTYAATCLQLVHLRLNLPHSYYALPTLRAFASVASHCLLRMRDVALKEEMKMCHSNEQEDFGNEFTPTLLGLSSSLSSLCSAAEYLFQIVHGAIPQVCFEPNSSVPPVEIAVHILDYLYTKLDQVCLVQGGEVEEYLMLLNMFVGSIVPYIEGLDSWLFEGTLDDPFEEMFFYANRAISVDKSEFWEKSYQLRRLQCRKLDINSSIPLSNNKTGMGEKDSIPFSEFKKGKELNVKELLVCPLFIKEISKSIVSAGKSLQLIRHVPISFSMMFEKRRHTDINVFGGSSDDSGLSICRQTFAGLTLSEIFCVSVAGLIGHGDHIFRYFLQNEQSKSKSAAPLVSAIIRKEENKDDEGLHKFLINTLLQRKVIDLECAHNFGIDFSDLEEERMKTGAVDEFPLQGTFFPENPAITACQSLLDKNRDSWKMLNLSKNFYLPPLNDEVLRHAIFGGENGPVSAVKGTDYAFGFQFGVSDYDDSQNDTKLLEVLFPFPTVLPSFQDDKRMSELLPFPKNSTLISRVLSWFQSVEPRTTPLPVAIIQECLTFYIKKQVDYIGGLILSKLMNEWRLMDELAVLRAIYLLGSGDLLQHFLTVIFGKLDKGETWDDDFELNTILQESIRNSADGTLLSAPDSLVVSITKNHGFDSDELPNTPTLSSTPRKSRLHNFGIDGLDSLKFTYKVSWPLELIANTESIKKYNQVMGFLLKVKRAKFALDKARRWMWKGRGNATNSRKHHWLVEQKLLHFVDAFHQYVMDRVYHSAWRELCEGMAVAGSLDEVIEVHEAYLLSIQRQCFVVPDKLWALIASRINSILGLALDFYSIQQTLSSSGAASAMKARCEMEVERIEKQFDDCIAFLLRVLSLKLNVGNFPHLADLVTRINYNHFYMSDNGNLMTATGSEIVTSRLGKTFG